From Microcoleus sp. FACHB-831, a single genomic window includes:
- the ilvN gene encoding acetolactate synthase small subunit: MKHTLSVLVEDEAGVLTRIAGLFARRGFNIESLAVGPAEQVGISRITMVVPGDDRVIEQLTKQLYKLINVLKVQDITDTPCVERELMLVKVNASSSHRSEVIELSQIFRARVVDIGEDSLTLEVVGDPGKMVAIVQVLNKFGIREIARTGKVALVRESGVNTEYLKSLEAKI; the protein is encoded by the coding sequence ATGAAACACACCCTTTCGGTTTTGGTGGAAGATGAAGCTGGCGTGTTGACCAGAATTGCCGGACTGTTTGCCCGTCGCGGATTTAACATCGAGAGTCTTGCAGTTGGCCCAGCAGAGCAAGTGGGCATTTCGCGGATTACGATGGTAGTGCCTGGAGATGACCGCGTGATCGAGCAGCTGACTAAGCAGCTTTATAAACTGATCAACGTGCTGAAAGTGCAAGATATCACCGATACGCCGTGTGTAGAACGGGAGTTGATGCTGGTTAAAGTTAATGCCAGCAGTTCCCATCGCTCGGAAGTTATTGAACTTTCTCAGATTTTTCGCGCTAGGGTGGTAGACATTGGTGAAGATTCCCTAACTCTAGAAGTGGTGGGAGATCCGGGCAAAATGGTTGCGATCGTGCAAGTGCTAAACAAGTTTGGCATTCGCGAAATTGCTCGTACTGGTAAGGTTGCTCTCGTCCGCGAGTCGGGAGTTAATACAGAGTATCTCAAGTCTTTGGAAGCAAAAATTTAG
- a CDS encoding zinc-binding dehydrogenase: protein MKAVLMTAPGKPEVLKLQEVPDPTIEKDTEILVRLHAAGVNPIDTKLRKRGTFYPDQMPAILGCDGAGVVQAVGANVRRFRVGDAVYFCQGGIGAKLGNYAQFAVVDERFVARKPESLSFAEAAAAPLVLITAWEALYDRARLRDGMNRISTTNRILIHAGAGGVGHVAIQLAKLQGAEVCTTVGSEENADFVRKLGADLAILYKQTDFVQATLDWTQGEGVELAFDTVGGEIFSKTFAAVQVYGDIVTILEADPATDWKTARLRNQRISFELMLTPMLQGLVEAQKHQADILEQCARQIDERKLKIHVSKTFPLEEAAAAHEMLEAGSIRGKIVLLIDD, encoded by the coding sequence GTGAAAGCAGTATTAATGACAGCCCCTGGTAAACCAGAAGTTCTAAAACTTCAAGAAGTGCCAGACCCCACCATCGAAAAAGACACAGAAATCCTCGTGCGACTCCACGCCGCAGGTGTTAACCCAATCGACACTAAACTACGCAAGCGCGGCACATTTTACCCAGACCAAATGCCAGCTATTTTAGGGTGTGATGGTGCTGGCGTCGTCCAAGCAGTCGGTGCAAATGTCCGCCGCTTTCGTGTCGGCGATGCCGTGTATTTCTGCCAAGGTGGAATCGGCGCTAAACTGGGGAATTACGCTCAATTTGCTGTTGTAGATGAGCGATTTGTTGCTCGCAAGCCAGAATCTCTGAGCTTTGCTGAAGCAGCAGCAGCACCTTTAGTTTTAATTACTGCATGGGAAGCTCTTTATGACCGGGCACGACTGAGAGATGGAATGAATCGTATTTCTACAACCAATAGAATACTCATTCACGCTGGTGCTGGCGGTGTCGGTCATGTCGCTATCCAACTGGCTAAACTGCAAGGTGCTGAAGTTTGTACTACTGTCGGTTCAGAAGAAAATGCTGATTTTGTCCGCAAACTCGGTGCTGACTTAGCCATCCTTTACAAGCAAACCGACTTTGTACAAGCTACTTTGGATTGGACTCAAGGAGAGGGAGTAGAACTAGCTTTTGACACCGTAGGCGGAGAAATCTTTTCTAAAACCTTCGCCGCAGTGCAAGTTTATGGCGATATAGTGACAATTCTAGAAGCAGACCCCGCTACTGACTGGAAAACTGCCAGACTGCGGAACCAGCGGATTAGTTTTGAACTGATGCTGACACCGATGTTGCAAGGGTTGGTGGAAGCACAGAAACATCAGGCTGATATTCTCGAACAGTGTGCGCGTCAAATTGATGAGCGCAAGCTGAAAATCCACGTCAGCAAAACTTTCCCCCTAGAGGAGGCTGCTGCTGCCCACGAGATGTTAGAAGCTGGATCGATAAGGGGCAAAATAGTTTTGCTTATCGACGATTAA
- a CDS encoding Crp/Fnr family transcriptional regulator, producing the protein MLTSVERLLFVRGVPIFQELRDDFLVRLASVMDELSYPAQHTIFTEGQEGRSLYIVVSGRVRVHIGDRQLAQLDQGATFGEMSLFDAEPRSASVTTLESCECLMLTQQQLYDAIDETPGIAVNIIRLLSRRIRELNQKINAFKAESQQADLSKAG; encoded by the coding sequence ATGTTAACGAGCGTTGAGCGCCTATTATTTGTCAGGGGCGTCCCGATATTTCAGGAATTGCGGGATGATTTTTTAGTGCGGCTGGCTTCGGTGATGGATGAGCTATCGTATCCAGCGCAGCATACGATTTTTACCGAAGGACAGGAGGGGCGATCGCTCTATATTGTGGTTTCCGGTAGGGTAAGGGTGCATATTGGGGACAGGCAGTTGGCGCAGTTGGATCAGGGGGCGACTTTTGGTGAGATGTCGTTGTTTGATGCTGAACCGCGTTCTGCTTCGGTGACTACGCTGGAATCTTGCGAGTGTCTGATGTTGACTCAGCAGCAGTTGTACGACGCGATTGATGAGACGCCTGGTATTGCTGTGAATATTATTCGTCTGCTTTCGCGTCGCATTCGGGAACTTAATCAGAAGATTAATGCTTTTAAGGCTGAGAGTCAGCAGGCTGATTTGAGTAAGGCTGGATGA
- the infC gene encoding translation initiation factor IF-3, producing MPVIEKRRTRDLPQINERIRFPKIRVIGTDGEQLGILTPQEAITLAEEKELDLVLLSDKADPPVCRIMDYGKYKFEQEKKAREARKKQHTADVKEVKMRYKIEEHDYQVRVNQAQRFLKDGDKVKASITFRGREIQHSDLAEDLLKRMAIDLQEVGEVQQAPKKEGRNMMMLLSPKK from the coding sequence ATGCCAGTGATTGAAAAGAGACGCACTCGCGATCTACCCCAAATCAACGAAAGGATTCGGTTTCCCAAGATTCGTGTTATTGGTACCGACGGCGAACAGCTCGGTATTCTTACCCCTCAAGAAGCTATAACCCTAGCAGAGGAAAAAGAGCTGGATCTTGTCCTGTTGAGTGACAAGGCCGATCCCCCCGTTTGCCGGATTATGGACTACGGCAAGTATAAGTTCGAGCAGGAAAAAAAAGCGCGGGAAGCAAGGAAAAAGCAGCACACGGCTGATGTCAAAGAAGTGAAAATGCGCTACAAGATTGAAGAGCATGACTATCAAGTGCGAGTCAACCAAGCGCAGCGATTTCTAAAGGATGGAGATAAAGTCAAAGCCAGCATCACCTTTCGCGGTAGAGAAATTCAGCACAGCGACTTAGCTGAAGATCTGCTCAAGCGGATGGCAATTGATTTGCAGGAAGTAGGGGAAGTGCAGCAAGCTCCTAAAAAAGAAGGTCGCAACATGATGATGCTGCTCTCTCCGAAAAAGTAA
- a CDS encoding BON domain-containing protein: MGWLKRLFGMEKPEQAQVNPEPVATADATTGGETVSPERVGLNGEYDQSGLAKRVALAFDQDPDLDDINTLYVAQTGGTVVLKGSVPSQDILNKMVSVARSVSGATGVETNQVSIG; this comes from the coding sequence ATGGGTTGGTTAAAAAGACTCTTTGGAATGGAAAAGCCGGAGCAAGCTCAAGTCAATCCTGAGCCAGTTGCCACAGCAGATGCCACGACAGGCGGCGAGACAGTATCCCCTGAGCGAGTAGGTTTGAATGGCGAATACGACCAAAGTGGTTTAGCAAAGCGGGTAGCACTAGCTTTCGATCAGGACCCAGATCTAGACGATATCAATACCCTTTATGTAGCTCAGACTGGGGGCACAGTTGTTTTGAAAGGATCGGTTCCAAGTCAAGATATTCTCAACAAGATGGTATCTGTTGCCAGAAGCGTGAGCGGTGCAACTGGTGTTGAGACAAATCAAGTAAGTATTGGCTAG
- a CDS encoding alpha/beta fold hydrolase — protein sequence MDVTKSEVGAIAQRIPEWQLRVGSQRDWVWRGWQTRYTYVRAAQSNTQTSTPIILLHGFGTSIGHWRQNMAELGQHHTVYALDMLGFGASRKATADYKVDLWVAQVYEFWRTFIQQPVILVGNSIGSLVCVAAAAAHPEMVKGITMLSLPDPSVREEAIPSWLRPVVATVEGIFANPALLKTAFYLVRRPAVVKKWAAIAYSNPAAVTDELVDILTGPALDRGSAQVFCAILKAMASAQFGPKVTTVLSALDIPMLLIWGLQDRMVPRSQAKRFVDLNPKLQIVELENAGHCPHDECPEQVNKILLDWIEAGNSDTSNTAAPPHSAIPQQY from the coding sequence GTGGATGTGACTAAATCTGAGGTTGGGGCGATCGCCCAACGCATACCTGAATGGCAGCTACGGGTTGGCAGTCAGCGGGACTGGGTTTGGCGGGGTTGGCAGACTCGCTACACTTACGTCCGCGCCGCTCAATCAAATACCCAGACATCTACACCTATAATCCTACTGCATGGCTTCGGCACCTCGATCGGCCACTGGCGCCAGAATATGGCGGAACTAGGCCAACACCACACAGTTTACGCCCTCGATATGCTGGGTTTCGGAGCATCGCGAAAAGCGACTGCTGATTATAAAGTTGACCTTTGGGTAGCGCAAGTTTACGAGTTTTGGCGCACTTTTATCCAGCAGCCCGTAATATTAGTGGGAAATTCTATTGGTTCCCTAGTTTGCGTCGCGGCGGCGGCGGCGCATCCTGAAATGGTCAAGGGCATTACAATGCTTAGTTTGCCCGATCCATCCGTCCGAGAGGAGGCTATTCCTAGCTGGTTGCGGCCTGTAGTAGCAACGGTTGAAGGGATTTTTGCTAACCCGGCATTACTCAAAACAGCTTTTTATTTGGTAAGACGACCAGCCGTAGTCAAGAAATGGGCAGCGATCGCCTATTCTAATCCTGCTGCCGTCACTGACGAACTTGTGGATATTCTAACTGGGCCAGCCCTAGATCGGGGTTCTGCTCAAGTGTTCTGCGCTATCCTCAAGGCGATGGCTAGTGCCCAATTTGGCCCCAAGGTGACAACCGTACTGTCTGCTTTGGATATTCCCATGCTTTTGATTTGGGGGCTTCAAGACCGCATGGTTCCTCGCAGTCAGGCTAAGCGTTTTGTTGACCTCAACCCCAAGCTACAGATCGTTGAGTTAGAAAATGCGGGGCACTGTCCCCACGATGAATGTCCGGAACAAGTTAACAAGATTCTACTTGATTGGATCGAAGCGGGCAACTCAGATACTAGCAACACTGCTGCGCCGCCTCATTCTGCAATTCCTCAACAATACTAA
- a CDS encoding dihydrolipoamide acetyltransferase family protein produces the protein MIHEVFMPALSSTMTEGKIVSWVKSPGDKVEKGETVVVVESDKADMDVESFYEGYLASIVVPAGGVAPVGAAIALVAETEAEIETAKQQAPGSSVPSQSASETPPAPAQTQGTSAPAIQEAVAPIARQNGRPIVSPRARKLAKDMGVDLNSLKGSGPHGRIVASDVEGAANKGKQPAAAVSAPATPAAPTVTPPPAPAAPVKAAPAPAAPAAVPGQTVPLTTLQNAVVRNMMASLQVPVFHVGYAITTDNLDKLYKQIKSKGVTMTALLAKAVAVTLQKHPLVNASYTDAGIQYHGAINVAVAVAMDDGGLITPVLQNADQQDIYSLSRNWKDLVERARSKQLQPQEYNSGTFTLSNLGMFGVDRFDAILPPGQGGILAIGASRPTVVATADGLLGVRQQMQVNLTADHRIIYGAHGAAFLQDLAKLIETNAQSLTM, from the coding sequence GCCGATATGGATGTCGAGTCCTTCTACGAAGGTTATCTTGCCAGCATAGTTGTTCCTGCTGGAGGCGTTGCTCCTGTTGGTGCGGCGATCGCTCTGGTAGCAGAAACCGAAGCTGAAATAGAAACGGCCAAACAACAGGCACCAGGCTCTAGCGTTCCCTCCCAGTCTGCAAGCGAAACCCCTCCCGCACCTGCCCAAACTCAAGGAACTTCTGCCCCTGCAATTCAAGAGGCAGTAGCGCCAATAGCTCGTCAAAACGGACGCCCCATTGTCTCGCCCCGCGCCCGCAAATTAGCCAAAGATATGGGCGTCGATTTGAACTCCCTCAAAGGCAGCGGCCCTCACGGTCGGATTGTCGCCTCTGATGTAGAAGGCGCCGCCAATAAAGGTAAACAACCTGCCGCCGCTGTTTCAGCACCTGCGACACCTGCTGCCCCAACCGTTACACCGCCACCAGCACCAGCAGCACCCGTTAAAGCAGCACCAGCACCAGCAGCACCCGCCGCAGTCCCCGGTCAGACCGTGCCGTTGACGACGCTGCAAAACGCTGTCGTGCGGAATATGATGGCAAGTTTGCAAGTGCCTGTCTTCCACGTTGGTTACGCCATCACGACCGATAATCTGGACAAGCTCTACAAGCAGATTAAGTCTAAAGGCGTGACGATGACGGCGTTGCTAGCCAAGGCGGTTGCCGTGACGTTGCAAAAGCATCCTTTGGTTAATGCCAGCTACACCGATGCAGGCATCCAGTATCACGGTGCTATTAACGTTGCTGTAGCTGTAGCTATGGATGACGGTGGTTTAATCACCCCAGTTCTGCAAAATGCCGACCAGCAGGATATCTACTCGCTGTCTCGCAACTGGAAGGATTTGGTGGAACGCGCTAGGAGCAAGCAGTTGCAGCCTCAAGAGTACAACTCTGGCACGTTTACTCTATCTAATTTGGGGATGTTCGGCGTTGACCGCTTTGATGCTATTTTGCCACCCGGCCAAGGTGGAATTTTGGCGATTGGAGCATCGCGTCCTACTGTTGTAGCTACTGCTGACGGATTGTTGGGCGTGCGGCAACAGATGCAGGTAAATCTCACAGCCGACCACCGGATTATTTACGGCGCTCATGGTGCGGCGTTCCTGCAAGATTTGGCTAAGTTGATTGAGACTAATGCTCAGTCTTTGACTATGTAG
- a CDS encoding Npt1/Npt2 family nucleotide transporter, translating into MKQQNRAFFGGSGLQGRILQLVNLRPEEGERTLLMFAFYTMTTIGLLWLEHSAVALFLKKYGAEWLPVIYIASALIGSGAGFLYTWLARIVPLRSLLVAISALMGLPLFLFRLGLDSELIGILPLVTIFLLRLWMDAIDVLNDLNTSISANQLFNIREIKRTYPLISSGMLVADVISGFSLPLLVLWVGLPNVIVVAGVMMLLGAGILYILCQRYQQSFPQLAARQIEETESEYTARRRLQGPMSRYVIPLFAFFILGQILFLLIEFQYLGQLERKLDTTAIASFLGLFSGVIGLFELITQWFISSRAIERLGVFVAAMILPASITILGLFTFAGAVSFFWGLIALKFIDELVRYTILASIGPVFFQPLPENARNSLQAVVRGIAQTLSTGATGLGILAMIGLVNWIFPNMAKEDIFALQSHIFIFCIVVFALIWLGSVWLLRSTYVGLLVQSAQSSRLTYSDVDLRALKRAVVEVLEQPGTEADKRSCIQLVCQIDPENVGEALAPLLGELSPALQRQSLEAMLEAIEMKIQRVGEVITADATAKSWESDLNYVQALIVRKPPPEVLALALRYVWLTAPEPEIGTLLPYLHERVDPIVRSTAAALILRRGNPTEKAEATNTLRRMLTSQRERERVMGCRALGEAAYLQALRLYIPNLLQDESLRVRCALLEVIASTHLEEYYPSLLRGLHYKSTREAARGALVRLGDEAIPLLLELAGDIHTPDTVHLQALSALGEIGTKEALDRLAAMLMTSWGTMRRNILRILLKMPQEAGIEGVLDRFGRSGIETLIEQELLFVGQVYAAIVDLGERVGELGTPSSEVVLLLRSLKDLQSDVRERCFLLMKFLYPESSIQAAAFNLESDSRSNVALGLEILDNTLDIPRKRVLLGVLDKRSEVEKLQSLVEMVPYRPMQPSDRLRRLLELRHFLSDWPLACCFHAARAAKWSLTPEQTLVCLRHPTGFVREAVLAYLKAASPRTLAEMLPALKNDPDRLVAAQVEQMMAELK; encoded by the coding sequence ATGAAACAGCAAAATCGCGCTTTTTTTGGCGGCAGTGGGTTACAAGGACGAATTTTACAGTTGGTGAATCTCCGCCCCGAAGAAGGAGAGCGCACCCTTCTGATGTTCGCCTTTTATACCATGACAACCATCGGTTTGCTTTGGTTAGAACATAGCGCAGTCGCTTTGTTCTTGAAAAAGTACGGCGCCGAATGGTTACCAGTAATTTATATTGCCAGCGCCCTGATCGGTTCTGGAGCAGGCTTTTTGTATACATGGCTTGCGAGAATAGTACCCCTGCGATCGCTGTTGGTAGCGATCTCAGCTCTTATGGGACTCCCGCTATTTTTATTTCGCTTGGGATTAGACTCAGAGCTAATAGGAATACTCCCCTTAGTCACAATCTTTCTGTTACGACTTTGGATGGATGCTATTGATGTTCTCAACGACCTCAACACATCAATCAGCGCCAATCAACTCTTCAACATTCGAGAAATTAAACGCACCTACCCGCTGATATCTAGCGGGATGCTTGTAGCTGACGTAATCAGCGGCTTTTCCTTACCCCTATTGGTACTTTGGGTAGGATTGCCCAACGTCATAGTTGTTGCTGGGGTAATGATGCTCTTAGGAGCAGGGATACTGTATATTTTGTGCCAGCGCTACCAGCAATCGTTTCCGCAACTCGCTGCACGGCAAATAGAAGAAACAGAGTCGGAATATACAGCCCGCCGCAGACTCCAAGGCCCGATGAGCCGTTATGTCATCCCTTTGTTTGCCTTCTTTATTCTTGGCCAAATACTATTCCTACTGATCGAATTTCAGTATCTAGGCCAATTAGAAAGGAAGTTAGATACGACTGCGATCGCGAGTTTCCTCGGCCTGTTTAGCGGAGTTATCGGACTTTTTGAACTAATAACCCAGTGGTTTATCTCTAGTCGAGCCATTGAGCGTTTGGGCGTTTTCGTCGCTGCTATGATACTCCCTGCCTCAATAACCATTCTGGGTCTGTTCACCTTTGCAGGAGCAGTAAGCTTCTTCTGGGGCCTAATCGCTCTTAAATTCATAGACGAACTGGTTCGCTACACTATACTTGCCAGCATCGGCCCGGTTTTCTTTCAACCACTCCCAGAAAATGCCCGCAACTCCCTTCAGGCTGTCGTGCGCGGTATTGCCCAAACTCTCTCTACAGGGGCAACGGGGTTAGGAATTTTAGCAATGATTGGGCTAGTTAACTGGATATTTCCAAATATGGCTAAAGAAGACATATTTGCGCTACAAAGCCACATTTTTATCTTCTGCATCGTCGTATTTGCCTTGATTTGGCTCGGTAGCGTCTGGTTGTTGCGCTCCACTTATGTGGGCTTGCTGGTGCAAAGTGCCCAAAGTTCGCGCCTGACTTATTCAGATGTGGACTTGCGAGCGCTCAAGCGTGCTGTTGTAGAAGTGTTGGAGCAACCGGGCACAGAAGCCGATAAACGCTCTTGCATTCAACTCGTTTGCCAGATAGATCCAGAAAATGTTGGCGAAGCCCTCGCGCCACTCCTGGGCGAACTCTCCCCCGCTCTACAGCGGCAGAGTTTGGAAGCGATGTTGGAGGCAATAGAAATGAAGATTCAGCGGGTGGGCGAGGTAATAACCGCTGATGCAACAGCGAAGAGCTGGGAGTCAGATTTAAATTACGTCCAGGCTTTGATTGTACGCAAACCGCCGCCAGAAGTTTTAGCTCTCGCTTTGCGCTATGTCTGGCTGACAGCACCAGAGCCTGAGATAGGCACGCTTTTGCCTTATTTACACGAGCGGGTTGACCCGATTGTACGCTCTACAGCTGCGGCATTGATTCTGCGTCGGGGAAACCCTACGGAAAAAGCAGAAGCTACGAATACGCTGCGGCGGATGCTGACTTCGCAACGAGAGCGAGAAAGGGTGATGGGATGTCGCGCTCTGGGAGAGGCGGCTTATTTGCAAGCGCTGCGGCTTTATATTCCCAACTTGTTGCAGGATGAATCTTTGCGGGTGCGTTGCGCTTTATTGGAGGTGATTGCTTCTACCCATTTGGAAGAATACTATCCGTCCCTTCTGCGGGGCTTGCATTATAAATCTACACGGGAGGCGGCGCGGGGGGCGTTGGTGCGATTGGGAGATGAAGCTATCCCCTTGCTTTTGGAGTTGGCGGGAGATATTCACACGCCTGATACCGTTCATTTACAAGCTTTGTCGGCGCTGGGTGAGATTGGGACGAAGGAAGCTTTGGATCGGCTAGCAGCAATGTTGATGACTAGCTGGGGAACGATGCGCCGCAATATTCTCCGCATTCTGTTGAAGATGCCCCAAGAAGCTGGGATTGAGGGTGTGTTGGATAGGTTTGGCAGGAGCGGCATAGAAACGCTTATCGAGCAGGAATTGTTGTTTGTGGGGCAAGTTTATGCAGCAATTGTGGATTTGGGGGAAAGAGTGGGTGAATTGGGGACTCCCAGTTCAGAAGTGGTTTTATTGTTGCGATCGCTTAAGGATTTGCAGTCGGATGTGAGGGAGCGGTGCTTTTTGCTGATGAAGTTTCTTTATCCTGAGAGTTCTATTCAAGCGGCTGCTTTTAATTTGGAGTCGGATTCTCGCTCGAATGTGGCTTTGGGTTTGGAAATTTTAGATAATACTTTGGATATTCCCAGAAAGCGAGTTTTGTTGGGTGTTTTGGACAAACGCTCGGAAGTTGAAAAATTACAAAGCCTTGTGGAGATGGTGCCTTATCGACCGATGCAGCCGAGCGATCGCTTGCGTCGGTTGCTGGAATTGCGACATTTTTTGTCCGATTGGCCTTTAGCTTGTTGTTTTCATGCAGCAAGGGCTGCAAAATGGAGTCTGACACCAGAACAGACGCTGGTGTGTTTGCGCCATCCGACTGGCTTTGTGCGGGAGGCGGTTTTGGCTTATCTCAAGGCGGCTTCGCCTCGCACGCTTGCTGAAATGTTGCCCGCACTGAAAAACGATCCGGATCGGCTGGTTGCTGCACAAGTTGAGCAGATGATGGCAGAGCTGAAATAA
- a CDS encoding GspE/PulE family protein — translation MQTTVTNASAWVRLRNREISIEEALKLLVDEHGVVNPTLLDREVSFRFLREFQDRNSLPPVIPLLLWRNCFYLGSPVQLTPEIVKQLSDRTLTEIKIIPVADKSYRSWFHKEKLDPNRISSAPLVNPLTGELEKEDIGETTDLYLSKAVNQIGRIKTLISGALRNRASDIHLEPMQEGLRVRYRIDGVLRDITRLPLEISRRVVVALKVMSDMDIAESRRPQDGRIGEKYAAAEQAELGMDMRVSTLPCVGGEKAVIRLLPRQNPFSKIEDLGFSQKTLDIYKSWLQQPQGMIILTGPTGSGKTSTLYTSLQAVATEHVNVVTVEDPVEYVLARITQTQVNETAGMTFAAGMRAILRQDPDIIMVGEIRDKETAETAVRAALTGHLVFTTLHTNDAPGAIPRIKDIGPDPGLISDALLGIVAQRLLRQVCPHCAESYKPTDADLHVLGIERQQADLSRWRRGKGCIKCFNSGYLGREAIVELLDVDDTVRDLIYEGTMTQLQRYLREIHFASFGMAAVEKVTTGVTTVEEVLRVLPRSAFSQLRSKALAKERSLVRANS, via the coding sequence ATGCAGACTACCGTTACCAATGCATCCGCCTGGGTTAGGCTGAGAAATCGAGAAATTAGCATAGAAGAAGCGCTGAAACTCCTGGTAGACGAGCATGGAGTTGTCAACCCAACGTTGCTAGACAGAGAAGTAAGCTTCCGATTTTTAAGGGAATTTCAGGATAGGAATTCTCTACCGCCAGTAATTCCCTTACTGCTGTGGCGGAACTGCTTCTACCTGGGCAGCCCCGTACAGCTGACACCAGAGATCGTTAAACAACTGAGCGATCGCACCCTGACGGAAATTAAAATTATCCCCGTCGCCGATAAAAGCTATCGCAGTTGGTTTCACAAAGAAAAACTCGACCCCAACCGCATCAGTTCAGCCCCCCTGGTGAATCCCCTGACAGGCGAGTTGGAGAAAGAAGACATTGGCGAAACAACAGATCTATACCTCTCCAAAGCCGTCAATCAGATTGGCAGAATTAAAACCCTTATTTCTGGTGCATTGCGTAACCGCGCCAGCGACATCCATCTCGAACCCATGCAAGAAGGCTTAAGAGTCCGCTATCGCATTGATGGCGTCTTGCGGGATATTACCAGACTGCCCTTAGAGATCAGCCGTCGAGTAGTCGTCGCCCTCAAAGTTATGTCAGATATGGACATTGCAGAAAGTAGGCGACCCCAAGACGGGAGAATCGGCGAGAAATATGCAGCCGCCGAACAAGCAGAATTGGGAATGGATATGAGGGTGAGTACCTTGCCGTGCGTTGGCGGGGAAAAAGCCGTAATTCGCTTGCTGCCGCGACAAAACCCCTTTTCTAAAATTGAAGACTTGGGATTTTCCCAGAAGACGCTAGACATTTACAAAAGTTGGTTGCAGCAGCCCCAAGGAATGATTATTTTGACTGGCCCTACTGGTTCGGGTAAAACCAGTACGCTGTACACCAGCCTGCAAGCTGTAGCGACGGAACACGTCAACGTAGTAACTGTAGAAGATCCAGTAGAGTACGTCTTGGCTCGGATTACTCAAACCCAGGTTAACGAAACTGCGGGGATGACTTTTGCGGCTGGGATGAGAGCGATTTTGCGCCAAGACCCAGATATTATCATGGTGGGGGAAATACGCGACAAAGAGACGGCGGAAACGGCGGTGCGGGCGGCGCTAACGGGACACTTGGTATTTACCACGCTGCACACCAACGATGCTCCCGGTGCAATTCCTCGGATAAAAGATATTGGCCCCGATCCTGGTTTAATCAGCGACGCGCTGTTGGGGATTGTAGCACAGCGTTTGTTGCGGCAGGTTTGTCCCCATTGTGCGGAGTCTTACAAGCCAACTGATGCAGATTTGCACGTATTGGGGATAGAACGGCAGCAAGCAGATTTATCCAGATGGCGGCGCGGGAAGGGTTGCATTAAGTGTTTTAATTCTGGCTACTTGGGGAGAGAAGCGATCGTTGAGTTGCTAGATGTTGATGATACGGTGCGGGATCTTATTTATGAAGGGACGATGACTCAGTTGCAGCGGTATTTGAGGGAAATTCACTTCGCCTCGTTTGGTATGGCAGCTGTGGAAAAGGTGACGACGGGCGTGACAACGGTTGAGGAAGTGTTGCGAGTTTTGCCGCGCAGTGCTTTTTCTCAACTGCGTAGTAAAGCTTTGGCTAAAGAGCGGAGTTTGGTTAGAGCAAATAGTTGA